aaactaCAAAAGCTTACGTCTCTTAGCAGAACACAAAATACTGCTCATGTCGTAATTATTTTGACGCTTACGGCTGTGGTCCAGATCCGCTTCAGTTGACGGTACAAGCTGGCAGGTACTTCCAATGGAATTATCCTGAACTTCTACATCAGGAGGTGAAGAAGTCGATGATCCATCTGATTcagattttttcttcatcagtcTATCACGATACTCGTGATAGCTGATTTTTCGTCGAGTCCTTGGCTTCTCGACTTCAGGGTTACCGGAAACAATTTCTGGGTCCGATGAACTGGGGGTCGTCGCTATCCGATTCACTGCAGTCACTTTGACCgatggatttttaaataatcccaTCACCCGGTTTTTTATCCTGGGTGACATTTTATCTAAAACCGCTTTGAACTCCCTGTCCATCTTAATCAGTAAATCGAAGGTCACATTGGTGTCGAGGAGCCAAAACCAAAGATTCCCGTCTATGACTTGGGGAATCTTCCACTGCGATGATTGGATGGTGAAATAAATACAGAATGACGCCACAACTGCCGGTTTATATTTCACGCACATTGACGTCATCTGTAAAGTGTAATTAGCCATCTGCAGGAAAATCTTGCATA
The Microplitis mediator isolate UGA2020A chromosome 6, iyMicMedi2.1, whole genome shotgun sequence genome window above contains:
- the LOC130670039 gene encoding cyclin-T-like, with protein sequence MAQKWYFNKEELKNSPSSKDGISAEKELDHKQQAAYLITDLGKRLKLSEVCVHTAIVYMHRFFIHHSLAKFHRYEIATAAIFLAAKVEEEPQKSQAVISALHVCLNKYEVHQLDTTFAENQEKVKALTSNEQLLLGTLGFKMGVSHPHHYIKKFCGEIKACKELCKIFLQMANYTLQMTSMCVKYKPAVVASFCIYFTIQSSQWKIPQVIDGNLWFWLLDTNVTFDLLIKMDREFKAVLDKMSPRIKNRVMGLFKNPSVKVTAVNRIATTPSSSDPEIVSGNPEVEKPRTRRKISYHEYRDRLMKKKSESDGSSTSSPPDVEVQDNSIGSTCQLVPSTEADLDHSRKRQNNYDMSSILCSAKRRKLL